In Anseongella ginsenosidimutans, one genomic interval encodes:
- a CDS encoding phosphoheptose isomerase has protein sequence MHIEDQKAAIFRKTEKELQEKGFSIRQQDMTRPWGGFFVIEESQAQAFADAYFDGIKADDLKISGKLSPKILLVEPQKRLSWQYHHRRAEIWKVLNGTVGVVTSDTDEEGELKTLHPGDLITLKQGERHRLVGLDGWGVLAEIWQHTDALYASDEHDIIRLQDDYNR, from the coding sequence ATGCATATCGAAGACCAAAAAGCAGCTATTTTCAGGAAAACTGAAAAGGAATTACAGGAGAAAGGATTTTCTATCCGTCAGCAAGACATGACAAGGCCCTGGGGCGGATTTTTTGTGATTGAGGAAAGCCAGGCACAGGCATTTGCCGATGCGTATTTTGATGGAATAAAGGCAGACGACCTGAAAATATCCGGGAAGCTAAGCCCCAAAATATTGCTGGTAGAACCGCAGAAGCGGCTTTCCTGGCAGTATCACCATCGCCGTGCTGAAATATGGAAAGTGCTGAACGGAACTGTGGGAGTGGTAACCAGTGATACGGACGAAGAAGGGGAATTAAAGACGCTTCATCCCGGTGACCTGATCACGTTAAAACAAGGTGAGCGCCACCGGCTGGTAGGACTGGATGGCTGGGGTGTGCTGGCCGAAATATGGCAGCATACTGATGCTTTGTATGCTTCGGATGAACACGACATAATCCGCCTCCAAGACGACTACAACCGGTGA
- a CDS encoding arginine decarboxylase: MQSYQEFLDLSVGFPQEGFEVYEDELYFHDINLMELIETYGTPLKFTYLPIITKKIQQARLWFQRAIVNNNYRGKYRYCYCTKSSHFRHIVEEAFKNDIHLETSAAFDMSMIDALEKKGVLNKEVYVVCNGFKTQQYKQYIVDMIHDGFKNIIPILDNKEEFNFYDDELDMECNLGIRIATEEQPDSQFYTSRLGIRAEDIVDLYQNKIASHSNFKVTMLHFFINSGISDTQYYWNELEKCVTLYCKFKKVNPHLSMLDIGGGMPFKDSLIFDFDYEYMVNEIIKRIKEICAEHEVMEPDIITEFGKYTVAEASGILYKVLGRKLQNDREKWLMLDGSFITNLPDVWALNQRYILLPINNWDSEYERVNMGGITCDGQDYYNQEAHMNNVFMPKTRKVQYIGFFHTGAYQETLGGYGGIHHCLLPTPKHILIRRNRDETFNYEVFGEEQNSKQVLKILGYI, translated from the coding sequence ATGCAAAGCTACCAAGAATTTCTTGATTTGAGCGTAGGTTTCCCCCAGGAAGGCTTTGAAGTGTATGAAGACGAGTTGTATTTCCATGATATCAACCTCATGGAGCTGATCGAAACGTACGGCACCCCCTTGAAATTCACCTACCTGCCCATTATCACCAAGAAGATCCAGCAGGCCCGACTTTGGTTTCAGCGTGCCATCGTAAATAATAATTACCGGGGTAAATACAGATATTGTTATTGTACAAAGAGTTCCCATTTTCGTCATATCGTAGAAGAAGCCTTCAAAAATGATATTCACCTGGAAACCTCTGCGGCCTTCGATATGTCCATGATCGATGCGCTGGAGAAAAAAGGCGTCCTTAATAAAGAGGTATATGTTGTTTGTAACGGATTTAAAACCCAGCAATACAAACAATATATCGTAGATATGATCCACGACGGGTTTAAAAACATCATTCCTATCCTGGACAACAAGGAAGAGTTCAATTTCTACGATGATGAGCTGGACATGGAATGCAACCTGGGCATCCGCATTGCCACGGAAGAGCAGCCCGATTCCCAGTTTTATACCAGCCGCCTGGGCATCCGCGCCGAAGATATCGTTGACCTGTACCAGAACAAGATTGCCAGCCACTCGAACTTCAAGGTGACCATGCTGCATTTCTTTATCAATTCAGGCATCAGCGATACCCAATACTACTGGAACGAGCTGGAAAAATGCGTTACCCTCTATTGCAAGTTCAAAAAGGTGAACCCTCATCTTTCGATGCTGGATATAGGCGGCGGAATGCCGTTCAAAGACTCCCTTATCTTCGATTTTGATTACGAATACATGGTAAACGAAATCATCAAACGCATTAAGGAGATTTGCGCCGAACACGAAGTAATGGAACCGGATATCATTACTGAATTCGGAAAATATACTGTCGCCGAAGCCTCCGGCATCCTGTACAAGGTGCTGGGCCGGAAACTGCAGAATGACCGGGAAAAATGGCTGATGCTGGACGGAAGCTTTATCACCAACCTGCCTGACGTATGGGCCCTGAACCAGCGCTACATCCTGCTGCCCATCAATAACTGGGATTCAGAATACGAACGGGTAAACATGGGCGGCATTACCTGCGACGGACAGGATTACTATAACCAGGAAGCCCATATGAACAACGTATTTATGCCCAAAACACGCAAAGTACAATACATCGGCTTTTTCCACACCGGCGCCTACCAGGAAACCCTTGGCGGCTACGGAGGCATTCATCACTGCCTCCTCCCCACCCCCAAACACATCCTCATCCGCCGCAACCGCGACGAAACCTTCAACTACGAAGTCTTCGGCGAAGAACAAAACAGCAAACAAGTCCTAAAAATCCTAGGCTACATATAA
- the rocF gene encoding arginase, whose translation MHKLKLIEVRSEIGAGTRGASLGPDAIRIASLDFSSRFFKRYPCVSIPDENHLLFESSGDRYAKRISGILTMTERIGEEVCRTLEKGEFPIIVGGDHSIAAGTVAGIRMAFPKIRLGVIWIDAHADIHSPYTTPSGNMHGMPNAISLDEDNLESTLNAPDQETLNFWYQLKNVGGICPKITYENIVMIGVRDTEPAEDHLLEKRGIRNFSAKEIRRAGVEKVAVETLKYLDDCDLIHVSFDVDVLDPSVSRGTGTPVPNGITIKEARTLVIRLMQSKKIGTFELVEVNPTLDRENLMAEQAFDILLRASNQLTHNI comes from the coding sequence ATGCATAAACTAAAGTTAATAGAAGTGCGGTCCGAAATAGGAGCCGGGACCCGGGGAGCAAGCCTGGGGCCGGATGCCATCAGGATTGCCTCGCTTGACTTTAGCAGCCGGTTCTTTAAAAGATATCCCTGTGTTTCAATTCCAGATGAGAATCATTTGCTGTTTGAGTCTTCCGGCGACCGGTATGCAAAACGTATATCGGGTATTCTTACCATGACCGAACGTATTGGGGAAGAAGTATGCCGTACCCTGGAAAAGGGGGAATTTCCTATTATCGTTGGCGGAGACCATAGCATTGCCGCCGGAACTGTTGCCGGCATTCGCATGGCCTTTCCTAAAATTCGCCTGGGTGTGATCTGGATTGACGCCCATGCCGATATTCATTCGCCCTATACGACTCCTTCAGGAAATATGCATGGTATGCCCAACGCCATTTCCCTGGATGAGGATAACCTGGAATCAACACTGAACGCGCCGGACCAGGAAACGCTGAATTTCTGGTACCAGCTGAAGAATGTGGGAGGTATATGCCCCAAAATAACGTACGAGAATATCGTGATGATCGGTGTGCGGGATACGGAGCCTGCGGAAGACCACCTTCTTGAAAAAAGAGGGATCCGGAATTTCAGCGCCAAGGAGATCCGCCGGGCTGGTGTGGAAAAAGTGGCTGTTGAAACACTGAAGTACCTGGACGACTGCGATTTGATACACGTATCTTTTGATGTGGATGTATTGGATCCTTCTGTTTCCAGGGGGACGGGAACACCGGTTCCCAACGGAATCACCATAAAAGAAGCGCGTACCTTGGTCATCAGGCTGATGCAAAGCAAAAAAATCGGTACATTCGAGCTTGTAGAAGTAAATCCTACTCTTGACAGGGAGAACCTGATGGCCGAACAGGCTTTTGATATTC